CGAAGATGAAGCTGTCGCTGGCCACCGGCATGTAGCCGTTGAAATGATGGTCCGGCATGAAGATCGCCGAAAAGCCCTGACCGGCCGCCTTGACCGCATGCGATTCGAGATCGCGCATCAACTGGCGATCGTCCTCGGGACGCATCGAACGAGCATTGAGGAACACCGAGAAACGCATGGCCTTACCCTCCCCTGGCACGTCGCCGTATGCGAACCGATCGGCGTTCGTGAATTAGAATTGACGTTCTGTTTTTATTAGGTTCAAGCTCCCGGCCATGTCAACCGCCAATCAAAGCCTTGCCGCCACGGCACAACTTGCCGCCGCAGCCGTCACCCGGCACCCCCGCCAGGGGCGCAGCCGCGAATCGTTCGAACGGATGCTGGCCGCCACGCGCGAGCTGATGCTCGAGCGCGCGAGCGAGGACTTCACGCTCCAGGACGTGAGCGAGCGCGGATCGGTGTCGATCGGCTCGATCTATCTGCGCTTCGAGAGCAAGGACAATCTGATCCACGCAGTGATCGCGGAGGCGCTGACCGACATCGGTTCGGGCGAGGCGGCGATGCTGGCGGAAGTGGTCGGCGCGTCCAAGTCGCTCGCCGACTTCGTCCCCCGCTATGTCGAGCGCTATTCGTCGATGCTCGCGGACCATGCGCCGATGCTGCGCCTGGTGATGAACCGCGCCTCGTTCGATCCCGCCGTGTCGGTCCCCGGCAAGGCGACCGCGGCGCAGACCGCCAAGGCCTCGGTCGACGCGATGCTCCGCTTCAAGGACGAGATGCCCGCCGCCGATCCCGCGGCGAAGGCGTTGGCGGCGTACCACATCATCTTCGCGACGATGGCGCGCCACCTGAGCCTAGGCTCGACCGCGGAAGGCGCGGACGCCGCGGCGTTCGGCGCGCTGCGCGTGGAGCTGGCGGAGATGGTGCTGGCGTATCTCCGCACCTCGCGGTGAGGGACTAGCGGGGATGCGACCGGGCCGCCCCCTCCCCGTTCGGTCCTCAGAACATCGGATGCGCGTTCTTCGACGTCTCAGGAATCGGCTGGATCACGTCCCAATGCTCGACGATGCGGCCGCCCTTCAACCGGTAGAGGTCGAACACCGCCGCGCCGCGCGACCCGGGCGTCGGGATCGCGTGGACATGGATCGCCGCCATGTCGCCGTCGACGAGGATGCGCTTGATCCGGAACTCGCGGCCACCTTGCGCGAACATCGGCGCGAGGGCCGCCACCGCCGCCGCCCGCCC
This is a stretch of genomic DNA from Sphingomonas sp. Y38-1Y. It encodes these proteins:
- a CDS encoding helix-turn-helix domain-containing protein, with product MSTANQSLAATAQLAAAAVTRHPRQGRSRESFERMLAATRELMLERASEDFTLQDVSERGSVSIGSIYLRFESKDNLIHAVIAEALTDIGSGEAAMLAEVVGASKSLADFVPRYVERYSSMLADHAPMLRLVMNRASFDPAVSVPGKATAAQTAKASVDAMLRFKDEMPAADPAAKALAAYHIIFATMARHLSLGSTAEGADAAAFGALRVELAEMVLAYLRTSR
- a CDS encoding nuclear transport factor 2 family protein: MKRALLSLALLGAAPPPDNRAIVTDFARLFYTERDVKTAFERHVAPDYIQHNPGIPDGRAAAVAALAPMFAQGGREFRIKRILVDGDMAAIHVHAIPTPGSRGAAVFDLYRLKGGRIVEHWDVIQPIPETSKNAHPMF